GCTCCAGCTCGGTGACGAAGCAGTCCGGCCCGGATCCCGTGCTGCTGGCGAGCGCTCTCGAGAGCGCGTTCGCCGCTCGCGCCGCCGGCTGGGACGTGGTCCTCGTCTCCTCCGGGGCCGTCTCGTCGGGGCGGGCCCTCTTCGCCCGCTCGCAGGACGCCCCGATCAGCCCCCGCCTCGCGGCCGCCGTCGGTCAGACCGTCCTGATGGGCTTCTACCGCTCGGTGGCGGAGCTCTCGGGCTCCCTCGTCGCGCAGATCCTGATCGGCGAGTCCGATCTCGCGTCCCCGTCGCAGATGGCGCACGTGGCGGAGGCGATCCGCCACGCTCTCGACGCCGGCGTCGTCCCCGTGGTCAACGGCAACGACACCATCGACTCGGCCGGCTCCGACAACGACGGCGTGGCCGGCGCTCTGGCCATGCTCCTCGGCGCCGACCTGCTCCTGCTGCTCACCGATGTGCCGGGCGTCTTCGCCGGGAGCATCGCCGAGGGCGTCCACCTCGACGAGCTGGGCATCGCCGAGCTGCGCGGCATCGGCGTCCAGAAGGGCGGCACCGGCCGCGGCGGGATCCGCTCGAAGCTCCGGGCGGCCGAGCTGGCCGCGCACAACGGCGTCTCGACCCGGATCGCCGGCTCCCGCACACCCGAGGTGATCCTGAGCGCGCTGAGCGACCCGGGCCCCGGCACCCTCGTCCGCGCGGTCCACGCGCATCCCGTCGTCGAGCAGCGCTGGATCTCCGGAGTCGCGACCGCCCGCGGACGCGTCGAGATCAACCTCGAGGCCGAGCGCAGCATCGACGCCGGCTCGAGCCTGTTCGCCTCGGGGATCAAGCGCGTCTCGGGCGACTTCGTCGGCGGGGACGTCATCGAGGTGCGCGCACTCAGCGGCGAGCTCCTCGCCCGGGGGGTCTCCCGCGTCTCGTCCCGTCTCCTGACCCTGGTCCGGGCCCTGCGGGTCGACGAGATCGCGCGCGTGTTCGTCGCCGTCCTGGCCCATGCCGCCGATCCGGGATCGGCGTCCGGGCCGTCCGCGGGCGAACGGCCCCAGCTCGCACGGGCGCTGGAGTACGCGCACGCCCTCTCGTTCGAGCACGCCCGCGCGGTCGCGATGGAGATCGTCGGACTGTTCCCCGCCGAGAGCATCTCGGCCCTGCTCGGTCAGGGGTCGGAGGAGGCGGCGCTGGTCGAGCGCTACACGCGGCTGGTGCGCACCCTCGCGATCATCGGGAACGAGCAGCTCTCGGTCTTCCGGGGCTGACGAAGCCCGCGGGCACTTCGCGCCACTTTGGCGGTGCATTCCGCGCCACTGCGTCATCGTCGACGGTTCTGCGTGTCTCCCTGGGGACGGCGCCGCTGACGGGCGCCCCGATGGATCGGATCACCATGAGCACCTCCGCCCGCACCACCCGCCACCCGAACGAGGACCGGATCTCCGCCGAGACCTTCGAGTCGGACCGTCTCGCCCACCGACTCGAGCTCCTCGAGGAGTCGATCGCCGAGGGGGAGCGCACCCTGCGCGGTTTCGTCGATCCCCGCTCCGGCGAGGTCGTCCCGCCCGCCCGCGGCGGGCATCGCGAGCAGGTGCTCAGCAACCTCGCCGTCGAGCGGGCCCTCGCCGAGCGGATCCGGAGGGCGGATCCCCTCCGGACGTGACGACGCCGGATGCGGCACGATGGGGCGATGGCCACCATCACCGTCGCTGGGAACGCTCAGCACTTCCTGCCCGCCGAGCGAGGCACCGTCCGTCTCGAGATCCGGCGCGAGTCGCGGTCGCGGTCGCAGGCGCTGTCCGAGGTGACCTCGGTGCACGCGAGGGTCCGCGAGGAGGCGGTCGCCGAGCAGGCGGCGGGTGTCGCGACCTGGTGGTCCGCCGACCAGGTCTCCGTCTCGACGGTGCACCGCTACCTCAAGGACTCCGACGTCACCGAGCTCTTCCACGTCGCCGCGGCGAGCGTCCGGGTGAAGTACCGCGACTTCGACGCGCTCGGACGCTGGGTGGCGTCGGTGTCGGAGCTGCCGGGTGTGGTGGTGTCGGGTGTCGACTGGGACGTGACGGCCGCGCATCGGGCGACGGCCGAGCGCGAGGTCCGGATCGCGGCGGTGCGCGACGCCCGTGAGCGCGCCGCGGCCTACGCCTCCGCACTCGGCCTCGGCGAGATCCGTGTGCTGACGCTCTTCGAGCCCGGCCTCCGGCCGCACACCCGCAGCGAAGGGGGCTCCGCCCTGATGAGCCGAGCGGCGAAGTTCGGCGGTCAGGAGGAGCCCCTCGCCCTCAAGCCGGAGGACATCGAGGTCTCGGCGTCTGTCTCCGCCGACTTCGAGGCGGTCTGAGCGCTGCCGTTCACACGCCGTGCGCCTGTGCCCAGGTGCGGCCCGGCAGCCCGAAGAGGTCGATGAATCCGATCGCACTGCTCTGGTCGAAGGTGGAGCCCTCGCCGTAGGTGACCAGGTCGCGTCGGTACAGAGGATTGGGCGCCTCGCGCCCGACGACCGTCGCCGACCCCTTGAACAGGCGCAGCCGGATGGTGCCGTCGACGTACTGCTGGGTGGAGGCGACGAACGCGTCGAGCGCCGACCGGAGTGGGCCGTGCCACAGTCCGTCGTAGACGAGCTTCCCGTAGGCGCCGTCGAGGCCGCGCTTGTGGTGGAGCACATCCGGTGGCAGGACCAGCATCTCGAGTTCGAGGTGCGCGCGGAGGAGGACGGTCAGCGCGGGTGCCTCATAGAGCTCTCGCGAGAGGACGCCGACCACGCGGTTCTCGAGCATGTCGATGCGCCCGACGCCGTGCGCTCCCGCCCGAGCGTTCAGCGCTTCCACCAGCGAGAGCGGGTCGAGGCGCTGTCCATCGAGGGCGACCGGTCGGCCGTTCTCGAAGGTCACGTCGACGTAGTCGGCCTCGTCGGGGGCATCGGAGGGCGCCGTCGTCAGCGCCCAGACATCCTCGGACGGCTCCCAGTCGAGATCCTCGATCGGACCCGCCTCGATGTTGCGGCCGAGGATGTTCAGATCGATCGCCCAGGGCCGGTCAGGAGTGACATGGGGCGGAACGCCGAACGACTCGGAGTAGGCGATCGTCTGTGCGCGCGTGAAGCCCCACTCGCGGGCCGGAGCGAGGACGACGAGGTCCGAGTCGCGCAGCGCGACGCCGAGGTCCATCCGCACCTGGTCGTTGCCCTTGCCCGTCGCGCCGTGAGCGACGGCCTCGCAGCGGTACGCCCGGGCGGTCTCGACCAGCAGCTCGGCGATCAGCGGTCGTCCGAGCGCTGACGCGAGCGGGTAATGCAGGTCATGGACGGCGTTGGCGGCGAGCGCGGCGAACCCGTACTGATCGACGAAGCGCTCCTTCGCGTCGAGGACGATCGCCTCGTCGGCTCCTGCGAGGAGCGCCTTCTGGCGAATCGGCTCCAGCTCGTCGCCCTGCCCCAGATCCACCGCCATCGCGACGATGTAGTCGCAGCCCATCTCGTGCCGGAGGTAGGGGATGCACGCGGTGGTGTCCACGCCTCCGGAGTAGGCGAGGACGACGCGGTACCCCGATCCGGTCATCGGATGCTCCGCTCTCCGGCAGGCGTCCTCGTCGGATCCTCCGCGGCGAGGGCTCGGAAGGCGGACACCGCCAATCGCACCCGGTCGGGCGCGGTTCCTCCGGTCGAGTCGCGGCGGTGAAGAGCGCTGTCGACACTGAGCACGGTGGCGGGGAGGTCGCGGAAGTGATCCGAGTACTCGACGAGGAGGTCCGGATCGGCGTCGCGCAGCTCCAGCCCGCGGGTCTCGAGCGCGCGGATCGCGGCGCCGACGACGCCGTGCGCGTCGCGGAACGGCAGTCCACGCTTCTGCACCAGCCAGTCGGCGAGCTCCGTGGCGAGCGAGCCGCCCCGAGAGGCGTCGTCTCGGGTGCGATCGGTGTCGAAGGTCAGTCCGCGGACGATCGCCGTCATCGTGCGGAGACAGATCTCGAGAGTGTCGGAGGCGTCGAAGACCGCGGACTTGTCCTCCTGCATGTCCCGGCTGTAGGCGAGTGGCAGGCCCTTCATCACGACGAGCAGGGACACCAGATCGCCGACCAGCCGTCCGGACTTCGCCCGCACGAGTTCGGCCGCGTCCGGATTGCGCTTCTGCGGCATGATCGAGGATCCCGCCGTCAATCCGTCGGGCAGCGTGACATAACCGAACTGGGGAGTGCTCCAGATCACCAGCTCCTCGCAGATCCGCGAGAGGTGGATGCCGAGCATCGCTCCGGCCGCGAGGAAGTCGAGCAGGAAGTCCCGGTCCGAGACCGCGTCGATCGAGTTGCGCATGGGTCGGCTGAAGCCGAGGGCCGCTGCGGTGGCGGTGGGGTCGATCGGGAAGCCCGTGCCTGCCAGAGCGGCTGCACCGAGCGGGGACTCGTCCGCCCGGGCGTTCGCGCAGAGGAAGCGGTCGCGATCGCGCTGGAACATCTCGGCGTAGGCGAGGAGGTGGTGCCCGATCGTCACCGGCTGCGCGACCTGCAGGTGGGTGAAGCCGGGCATCGCCGAGCCTGCCTCCGTCTCGGCACGGTCGAGGAGCGCGTCGATCAGCCCTTCGAGCAGCTGATCGGCTCGTGTCGCCGCGTCGCGGACCCAGAGGCGCGAATCGAGAGCCACCTGATCGTTCCGTGATCGAGCGGTGTGGAGCCTCCCCGCGACGGGTCCGACGAGTGTCTGCAGTCGGGCCTCGATGTTCATGTGGATGTCCTCGAGGGAGCGGTCGACGGGGAACGTCCCTGTCCGGATCTCCTCCTCGACCGTCCGAAGACCGTCGGCCAGGATGTCTGCCTCGTCCTCCTGGAGGATGCCGCAGCGCCGGAGCATGTCGAGGTGGGCGAGCGAGCCGCGGACGTCGACGGAGGCCAATCGGACGTCGACGTCGATCGATGCATTGATCTCGACGAGCAGGTCGTCCGCCTCTCCCTCGAAGCGGTGTTCGCGCAGTCGGTCGAGCGGGGTGTCGGTGGAGTTCATGGCAGGTCCTTCGTGATCGGGTGGTCTCGGCGGTCGAGTGTGGCGAGGGAGAAGTCGAACGAGCAGCCGTACCGCTCGCGCTTGCGCCTCATCTCCGACCGCCGGTAGGCGTCTGCACGCCACTGGAGCGGGTAGAGGATCGAGAAGAAGACACGATCGGCCCACGACCTGCGGGTGATGTCTGAGGGATCCGCGTGGACGGTGAACCCGGCCTCCGTGGCGAGACGGGCCATCCGGTCCTCGCAGAAGTAGAGGAGGAGCCTGTCCGAGGGAAGTTGCCGCACGACTTCGGCGAGCAGGCCGGCACCGGTGCCCACGCCGCGGTGAGGCTCTCGGACGAACAGCACGGCCACTTCGCTCCAGCCGCCGATCAGGCGGTGGACGAGTGCCGCGCCGACGAGCGCGCCGGACGCGGAGTCTCGCGCGGAGAAGACGATCCTGCGACCGCTCCACTCCGCCCGGCTGTATCCCGTGATCGTCAAGGAGGAGCGGATCTCCTCCATCAGATCGTGAGCCTCCGGCAGAGTGAGCGCCTCCCGCTCGAAGACGACCCGGGAACCGGCCGGTCTCCGGTGCCCTGCCGGAGAGGTCTCCCCGACGGTGCGCGGCGCGCTCATCCCGCCACCGCGATCGTGACGACGGCGCCGGTCGCGAGCGCCATGCCCAGCCACTGGCCCGGACCGAGGCGTTCGCGCAGCACGGCGACGGCGAGTCCCACGGTGACGGCGGGGTAGAGCGCGATGAGGACGCTCACGAGCGAGAGCATGCCGTCGCGGAAGGCGTAGAGCATGCCGATGTTCGCGACGACGTCGAGGAGCCCGACGCCGACGGCGAGCACGAGGAGCCGTCCGCGGAGCGGTGCCGTGCGCGTCGTCCGCGTCGCCGCGACCGCGACGAGGCAGGAGGCGACCACACGCGCGGCCACGAGCGCCCAGAGCCCGGAGCCGCCGTCGATGCGGTCGGTGAAGACGAAGCTCAGCGCGAAGCAGGTACCCGCTCCGAGGGTGAGTCGTGCCACCCTCGGCGTGAAGCGGCGCCCCTGCCCCGATGCCGCTGCTTCGCGGCTCACGAGGACGATCGCGGCGACGGCCAGGAGGATGCCGACCAGCGAGACCGGGGACGGCCGCTCGCCGAGTGCGACTCCGACGACCACTGGCACTCCGGCCACCATCACGGCCGTCACCGGCGAGACGATGCTCATCGGGCCCTCGGCGAGCGCCAGGTAGAAGCACCACATGGCCACGGCCATCACGGCGCCGGACGCCGCTCCCCACAGCAGGGACGCCGTGTCGAGGCGCCCTCCGGCGAACGGCGCCAGGGCGGCGATCACGAAGGCGGACACGGGGTACGAGACCAGGACGACCCGGAGCGCGGCGACCCTCC
The genomic region above belongs to Rathayibacter sp. VKM Ac-2759 and contains:
- the argH gene encoding argininosuccinate lyase, yielding MNSTDTPLDRLREHRFEGEADDLLVEINASIDVDVRLASVDVRGSLAHLDMLRRCGILQEDEADILADGLRTVEEEIRTGTFPVDRSLEDIHMNIEARLQTLVGPVAGRLHTARSRNDQVALDSRLWVRDAATRADQLLEGLIDALLDRAETEAGSAMPGFTHLQVAQPVTIGHHLLAYAEMFQRDRDRFLCANARADESPLGAAALAGTGFPIDPTATAAALGFSRPMRNSIDAVSDRDFLLDFLAAGAMLGIHLSRICEELVIWSTPQFGYVTLPDGLTAGSSIMPQKRNPDAAELVRAKSGRLVGDLVSLLVVMKGLPLAYSRDMQEDKSAVFDASDTLEICLRTMTAIVRGLTFDTDRTRDDASRGGSLATELADWLVQKRGLPFRDAHGVVGAAIRALETRGLELRDADPDLLVEYSDHFRDLPATVLSVDSALHRRDSTGGTAPDRVRLAVSAFRALAAEDPTRTPAGERSIR
- the proB gene encoding glutamate 5-kinase codes for the protein MPDALPDSAEPSTDSRRRTLVVKMGSSSVTKQSGPDPVLLASALESAFAARAAGWDVVLVSSGAVSSGRALFARSQDAPISPRLAAAVGQTVLMGFYRSVAELSGSLVAQILIGESDLASPSQMAHVAEAIRHALDAGVVPVVNGNDTIDSAGSDNDGVAGALAMLLGADLLLLLTDVPGVFAGSIAEGVHLDELGIAELRGIGVQKGGTGRGGIRSKLRAAELAAHNGVSTRIAGSRTPEVILSALSDPGPGTLVRAVHAHPVVEQRWISGVATARGRVEINLEAERSIDAGSSLFASGIKRVSGDFVGGDVIEVRALSGELLARGVSRVSSRLLTLVRALRVDEIARVFVAVLAHAADPGSASGPSAGERPQLARALEYAHALSFEHARAVAMEIVGLFPAESISALLGQGSEEAALVERYTRLVRTLAIIGNEQLSVFRG
- a CDS encoding SIMPL domain-containing protein; amino-acid sequence: MATITVAGNAQHFLPAERGTVRLEIRRESRSRSQALSEVTSVHARVREEAVAEQAAGVATWWSADQVSVSTVHRYLKDSDVTELFHVAAASVRVKYRDFDALGRWVASVSELPGVVVSGVDWDVTAAHRATAEREVRIAAVRDARERAAAYASALGLGEIRVLTLFEPGLRPHTRSEGGSALMSRAAKFGGQEEPLALKPEDIEVSASVSADFEAV
- a CDS encoding EamA family transporter; protein product: MAALLLALLSAVAYGVSDFLGGLASRRVAALRVVLVSYPVSAFVIAALAPFAGGRLDTASLLWGAASGAVMAVAMWCFYLALAEGPMSIVSPVTAVMVAGVPVVVGVALGERPSPVSLVGILLAVAAIVLVSREAAASGQGRRFTPRVARLTLGAGTCFALSFVFTDRIDGGSGLWALVAARVVASCLVAVAATRTTRTAPLRGRLLVLAVGVGLLDVVANIGMLYAFRDGMLSLVSVLIALYPAVTVGLAVAVLRERLGPGQWLGMALATGAVVTIAVAG
- a CDS encoding argininosuccinate synthase encodes the protein MTGSGYRVVLAYSGGVDTTACIPYLRHEMGCDYIVAMAVDLGQGDELEPIRQKALLAGADEAIVLDAKERFVDQYGFAALAANAVHDLHYPLASALGRPLIAELLVETARAYRCEAVAHGATGKGNDQVRMDLGVALRDSDLVVLAPAREWGFTRAQTIAYSESFGVPPHVTPDRPWAIDLNILGRNIEAGPIEDLDWEPSEDVWALTTAPSDAPDEADYVDVTFENGRPVALDGQRLDPLSLVEALNARAGAHGVGRIDMLENRVVGVLSRELYEAPALTVLLRAHLELEMLVLPPDVLHHKRGLDGAYGKLVYDGLWHGPLRSALDAFVASTQQYVDGTIRLRLFKGSATVVGREAPNPLYRRDLVTYGEGSTFDQSSAIGFIDLFGLPGRTWAQAHGV